TCCTCCGTCTGCAACTGCAAATCGAACTCCATCGCTTTCTTCAAACCCTTGCATCCCGGGTTATCACATTTCCTCGACCTATAGCCGCAGCAGAGCTCAATTGTCACGATGAACACCGCAAAGAACACCAGAAACCCTAGAATGTACGGACCGGGCGATTCACGGAAGGATAAGGAGTGAGAGAGGATGATCGACGGgaggatgagagagagagattgcaCGATGTAGGAGAAGTAAGAGGTAATAAGGAAAGTGCCTGAGAAGAGGACAAGGATGAGGATGAGAATGTCAAGGGTTGCGGAGGGAGAGTGTTTGCAAAGTAAGGAGCAATTAGGGTTAGCATTAGGGTTCATGGAGGGTTTTCTGGGTTTGGGAGAAGGAGATGAAGTGACGGGCATGGCGGTGATGGTGGACAGAAGATGGCGCATGTTAGTGAGCTCGGCGCATGTGTtgcagagagaaagagagttgtTGTTCAGCTGTGTCTTGTGAAACGAAAGCTAAACCCAAAGGGAGAGCGAAAGGCAAAAGTGCCGGGGGTGCGCAGGTTAGTAAAATTATCTATCTGAAGTCTAGACCAAGGGTGCGCACGCTTAGAAGCTATCCGATCAGATCCTCGGCCACGCGCCTTCGGACAGTGTTGAACACCTTCGAATCTCTCCCCGTCGGTTAAAGCCCTGAGAATTGCCTCAGGTGCCCTGAGCCGACTGCCGACGGTTTCCAAATAATAGTCATATATTctcattaattaaataattagtaatttatttttaaaattaataaaaatatattttccccttaaagaaattaaaaaaataataataataaaaattccatCAAGACCTCATCCCAAAGACTCAAACCCATGTGCATTAGATTTACCAGCTAACAAAAAAGTAACAGTAATATTCACTTTATGTTTGGTCCAATTCCACCCCTTTTGAAGTACAATGAAACTTCCAGGAATTTTCCAAGGATGCAGATTTTACCAGATTTAGGACAATCTTGCGTGACCAAAAATGCCAGGTTCAGAGATGAGCGTGCAGTTCACTGCTTCTGAATACGACTGGGCTTGCAACGCACAGCTTGATTAGGTGATGATGATGACCCATATTCTCCCCATCTATTACCCAATCTTTGTCATAACTGGATTCAAAGCTTCCCACAAGTTTTTATCTACCAATTGTTTAGgataaatataattgaaataataatttacACATTAATTAATAGAGGGGAAGAGATGGGGGCAAAAGAGTCTATATTTATCAAAAGCTCAAAATAAAGTCAGATGATTTAGAAGGCGATGGCCCAATTGGCAGAATGCCAATGCCAATGAGTAACACTTTCAATGAATGACTGAGCCCACCCAATGTGAAAATGTTGAGAAGCCtttcaaattcctaacaaaTACATTATTTTGCGAAggaaatatttaaaactaataagaatatttttttataagtattttaaattataaagaaaaataattacgAGACAAATATGAGCTTGTAAAAACTATACGTGATGAATACAAAAGTGAGAAAAGGTGAAAGATACTTGATGGAGCAAGATTACTCGATAGAGCATGTATGTGATGTATGTGAGTAAGAGTGTGAGCCACTTAATGGAGTAAAAAAACTTATGATTTGGGGTGAAGATatatagaataagaaaaaattatgagaGAAAAATAGACTTATGATAATTGTATAAGATTAGAGATATGAGGAAAAGTGAGAGATATGTGATTGAGCAAAAAGGTTCGTTAGGATGTAGGTGTGAGAAAAAGTCAAAGACATATACGAAAAGTAGAGAAAAATTGAATGTCTTGAGACTCAATAGTTGTATttgtttttatcatatataatattttctattacatGGTAAAATGTTCTCTCTCAACCATTAAGGTAGATATGATTGATCGAACTACATTAAAACCTTATGTACCTTTATGTGTTGtttgttatatttttgtttttttttaattaatacgTTTATATTAAAGCTTTCATTGACATaataaatgatatcaaaacTTTTGGTTAGAGATGTTTAACAAATTCTTGAAAGAGCAAAGAGAACATAGCACAAAAAGACAAATATAAAAGGAATTTTGATTAAGGTGAAGACAATCGATCTATCATTAGAATGTGATATAAGAAATAAGAATATTGTAGTATACAATAAAATTATGGTACATGAAGGAACCGAGGCAAAGAGGAAAGCAAGATACATGAGTAAATCATCTATTATGAAGAGATAAAAGattgatttaataaaatttgatttaaggtgaaaaatatagaaaaatgtctcaaatttctatttagaatatatttcttttttaaatattatatagaatatttcttaaattcaCATATGATTGTCTTAGATTTCTtacaaaataaggaaaattaatacttaataggaatatttttataaatattttaggacatgagagaaaaaagttaagaaagATGAGATTACAGGATTATATATACACCCGATGGAGAAAGATGACTCATCAAGGTGTGGACCAAGGTGTAAATGAGAGGAAGAGTGAGAGACACCCCGGTGGTGTAAAAGGAATTATGTTAAAGGTGGTGATACAAAgaatagagagaaaaaggaatGTCTTGCGACTTAATAATGGTATGTTCTTCCATTAATATGTTTACATTAATGCTTCCACTATCACAACAACACAAACCACATATTTCAAAAGCTACAAACAAAGTAAAGACAATTTAAATTAGTGGATCATTTTAAGCAGggccaaaattttcaaacagcAAGTAATTATAAAGAGCTTTCAACTTATGCACAGGTTATTTAAGAGGAGAAGCACTTGGAAGCAGAGGCTCAAACAAATATAGAATCTGAGCCCAAAAGAGAAGATCAAAACTGAAGCAATTTTAAGGTCTCATTTGGGGTAACTTCctattttttgctttaattaaAAGCTGAAGGCAAAGTCAAAATCTTTAAAAGGCAATatcatattataaaagtttta
This region of Vitis vinifera cultivar Pinot Noir 40024 chromosome 5, ASM3070453v1 genomic DNA includes:
- the LOC100259704 gene encoding uncharacterized protein At5g19025, producing the protein MRHLLSTITAMPVTSSPSPKPRKPSMNPNANPNCSLLCKHSPSATLDILILILVLFSGTFLITSYFSYIVQSLSLILPSIILSHSLSFRESPGPYILGFLVFFAVFIVTIELCCGYRSRKCDNPGCKGLKKAMEFDLQLQTEECLKSSSKEIDVLPWKGGSEANPDYECLRSELRKMAPPNGRAVLLFRARCGCPIAKLEGWGPKRGRRHKKALASLALNGGGDNR